From Chryseobacterium joostei, the proteins below share one genomic window:
- a CDS encoding bifunctional ADP-dependent NAD(P)H-hydrate dehydratase/NAD(P)H-hydrate epimerase, giving the protein MKIFTTEQIRSWDQFTILHEPISSVQLMERASMAIANWISEHCKNHKKMVVFCGNGNNGGDGLAIARMLYLKGFDVDVFVNDPKGKFSEDATINLKRLGDISGVSVRKFSQVEQYGFDEKMIIIDALFGTGLSRPLDGEYKELVELLNTKDNIKVSIDIPSGLATDGILKDDSVVLKTDYTLSFQSLKRSFLHPETGKYTGEIKILNIGLHREYEEAEKTNYFVIDDDLAESIFKPRNDFAHKGNYGKALVVGGSYGKIGAVVLATKSALKTGAGLTFTLAPQCGYEILQTSCSEAMFAKGGELWVDHFDIDKDMTVGIGPGLGTHEDTRKGLLSFLKNYTKSMVLDADALNIISENEENLDFIPKKSIITPHPKEFERMFGKTEDSFKRLKLAVEKARELAIYIVLKDHHTQIITPNGKVFYNITGNAGLAKGGSGDVLTGILTSLLAQGYSGEESCILGVWLHGKAADFAAEKYSKESMLPTNVIDELGSVFGELNTKMNRKL; this is encoded by the coding sequence TGGGACCAGTTTACCATTTTACACGAACCTATTTCTTCTGTTCAATTGATGGAAAGAGCCTCGATGGCTATTGCCAATTGGATTTCCGAACATTGTAAGAACCATAAAAAAATGGTTGTGTTTTGTGGTAACGGAAATAATGGAGGAGATGGACTGGCTATAGCAAGAATGCTTTATCTGAAAGGCTTTGATGTAGACGTATTTGTAAACGATCCCAAAGGGAAATTTTCAGAAGATGCAACAATAAACCTTAAAAGACTTGGGGATATATCAGGGGTTTCTGTTCGAAAGTTTAGTCAGGTTGAGCAATACGGCTTTGATGAGAAGATGATCATCATTGATGCACTTTTTGGAACCGGACTATCCAGACCTTTGGATGGAGAATATAAAGAGCTTGTTGAACTATTAAATACAAAAGATAACATAAAAGTATCCATAGATATTCCCTCCGGATTAGCAACTGATGGAATACTTAAGGACGATTCTGTTGTTTTGAAAACAGACTATACACTAAGTTTTCAATCTTTGAAACGAAGCTTTCTTCATCCTGAAACCGGAAAATATACAGGAGAAATAAAGATTTTAAATATTGGCTTACACAGAGAATACGAAGAGGCCGAAAAAACCAACTATTTTGTAATAGATGATGATCTTGCTGAATCCATTTTTAAACCTAGAAATGACTTTGCGCATAAGGGGAATTATGGAAAAGCTCTTGTTGTTGGCGGAAGTTATGGGAAAATAGGGGCTGTAGTATTGGCGACAAAATCGGCTTTGAAAACAGGTGCCGGACTTACTTTTACTCTGGCTCCCCAATGTGGATATGAGATATTACAGACCTCATGTTCTGAAGCTATGTTTGCGAAAGGAGGAGAGCTGTGGGTAGATCATTTTGACATTGATAAAGACATGACTGTCGGGATTGGTCCTGGGCTGGGAACCCATGAAGATACAAGAAAAGGTCTTTTGAGTTTTTTGAAAAATTATACTAAGTCAATGGTATTGGATGCAGATGCATTGAATATTATTTCCGAAAATGAAGAGAATCTTGACTTCATTCCCAAAAAATCAATCATTACTCCTCATCCAAAGGAATTTGAAAGAATGTTTGGTAAAACAGAGGATTCTTTTAAAAGGTTAAAACTGGCTGTAGAAAAAGCCAGAGAGCTTGCTATTTATATCGTATTAAAAGATCATCATACACAGATTATTACACCTAACGGAAAGGTCTTCTATAACATTACCGGAAATGCAGGTCTTGCAAAAGGAGGGAGCGGAGATGTTCTTACCGGAATTCTTACCTCGCTTTTAGCACAGGGATATTCAGGAGAGGAGTCTTGTATTTTGGGAGTTTGGCTGCACGGAAAAGCAGCAGATTTTGCTGCGGAAAAGTATTCAAAAGAATCTAT